One Coffea arabica cultivar ET-39 chromosome 5c, Coffea Arabica ET-39 HiFi, whole genome shotgun sequence DNA window includes the following coding sequences:
- the LOC113690847 gene encoding transcription activator GLK1, with the protein MLAVSPLRTTKDERQDEMESFENGGGDDFPDFSCGNLLDSIDFDDLFVGINDEDVLPDLEMDPEILAEFSLSGGEESEITTTSTSNEKMEENSAKEEVDKANYSGPDASSGSTLTQTDDMVTSKRDESVAANPSAKEADKARKSSTQSKANPQGKRKVKVDWTPELHRRFVQAVEQLGVDKAVPSRILEIMGIDCLTRHNIASHLQKYRSHRKHLLAREAEAANWTQRRQMYGGAAAPAAAGGKREMNHWIAPTMGFPPMAPMPHFRPLHVWGHPSVDQSLMPVWPKHLGPSPPPPPVTWAPAAPAHPPTPPPDPCFWHSHHARVPNSLTPGTPCFPPHLAPTRFPTPPVPGIPPPALYKVDPGIAVPTAPAGQPVPQPPIDFHPSKESIDAAIGDVLSKPWQPLPLGLKPPSVDSVLVELHRQGISRIPPTACV; encoded by the exons ATGCTTGCTGTGTCTCCTTTGAGGACTACCAAAGATGAAAGACAGGACGAAATGGAGAGTTTTGAGAATGGAGGAGGAGACGACTTTCCGGACTTTTCATGCGGGAATTTGCTTGATAGTATTGATTTCGATGACCTATTTGTTGGTATCAATGATGAAGATGTATTACCAGATTTGGAGATGGACCCTGAGATTCTTGCTGAATTTTCACTCAGTGGAGGTGAGGAATCAGAGATTACAACCACATCAACATCCAATGAGAAAATGGAGGAAAATTCAGCAAAAGAAGAGGTGGATAAGGCTAATTATTCAGGCCCGGATGCTAGCTCGGGGTCTACCTTGACTCAGACTGACGATATGGTCACGAGTAAAAGAGATGAATCTGTAGCCGCGAACCCTTCTGCTAAAGAAGCTGATAAAGCAAGAAAATCATCTACACAGTCAAAAGCTAATCCCCAAGGGAAGAGGAAAGTTAAG GTGGACTGGACGCCAGAGCTGCACAGGCGGTTTGTACAAGCAGTGGAGCAGCTGGGTGTGGACAAGGCAGTCCCTTCAAGAATTCTTGAGATTATGGGAATTGATTGTCTCACTCGGCACAATATAGCCAGCCAtcttcaa AAGTACAGATCCCACAGGAAGCATCTGCTAGCTCGAGAAGCTGAGGCAGCAAACTGGACCCAAAGACGGCAAATGTATGGCGGCGCCGCCGCGCCCGCTGCTGCAGGAGGAAAGAGAGAAATGAACCATTGGATTGCCCCTACTATGGGATTTCCTCCCATGGCACCTATGCCTCATTTTAGACCCTTACATGTCTGGGGTCATCCATCCGTCGACCAATCTCTAATGCCCGTTTGGCCTAAACATTTAGGACCatcacctccacctccaccagTTACTTGGGCACCTGCCGCACCGGCTCACCCTCCAACACCACCGCCAGACCCTTGCTTTTGGCATTCACACCATGCTCGT GTTCCAAACTCTCTAACTCCAGGCACACCTTGCTTTCCACCACATCTTGCACCAACA AGATTTCCGACTCCACCTGTCCCTGGCATCCCACCACCAGCGCTGTACAAAGTAGACCCCGGCATTGCTGTCCCAACAGCCCCTGCTGGACAGCCCGTACCTCAACCTCCCATTGATTTTCACCCG TCCAAGGAGAGCATAGATGCAGCTATAGGAGACGTTTTATCGAAGCCGTGGCAGCCGCTTCCACTTGGGCTGAAACCACCGTCTGTTGACAGTGTGCTGGTGGAGCTGCATCGCCAAGGAATATCAAGAATACCGCCGACGGCTTGTGTTTAA